The following are encoded together in the Streptomyces asoensis genome:
- a CDS encoding ABC transporter ATP-binding protein — protein sequence MATVTFDKATRIYPGSTKPAVDALEIDIADGEFLVLVGPSGCGKSTSLRMLAGLEDVNGGAIRIGDRDVTHLPPKDRDIAMVFQNYALYPHMSVADNMGFALKIAGVNKAEIRQKVEEAAKILDLTEYLDRKPKALSGGQRQRVAMGRAIVREPQVFLMDEPLSNLDAKLRVSTRTQIASLQRRLGITTVYVTHDQVEALTMGDRVAVLKDGLLQQVDTPRNMYDRPANLFVAGFIGSPAMNLVEVPIADGGVKFGNSVVPVQRDALSAATDKTVTVGVRPEHFDVAGADSDQGVAVVVNVVEELGSDAFVYGTAKVGAESKDIVVRVGGRDVPEKGSTLHVVPRAGETHVFSTSTGARLSD from the coding sequence ATGGCCACTGTTACGTTCGACAAGGCGACCCGGATCTACCCGGGCTCCACGAAGCCCGCCGTCGACGCGCTCGAGATCGACATCGCGGACGGCGAGTTCCTCGTCCTGGTCGGCCCGTCCGGCTGCGGCAAGTCCACCTCGCTCCGGATGCTCGCGGGGCTCGAGGACGTCAACGGCGGCGCGATCCGCATCGGCGACCGCGACGTCACCCACCTGCCGCCGAAGGACCGGGACATCGCCATGGTGTTCCAGAACTACGCGCTCTACCCGCACATGTCCGTCGCCGACAACATGGGCTTCGCGCTCAAGATCGCCGGCGTCAACAAGGCGGAGATCCGGCAGAAGGTCGAGGAGGCCGCGAAGATCCTCGACCTCACCGAGTACCTGGACCGCAAGCCCAAGGCCCTCTCGGGTGGTCAGCGCCAGCGTGTCGCGATGGGCCGCGCCATCGTGCGTGAGCCGCAGGTCTTCCTCATGGACGAGCCGCTGTCCAACCTGGACGCCAAGCTCCGCGTCTCGACGCGTACGCAGATCGCCTCGCTCCAGCGCCGCCTCGGCATCACCACCGTCTACGTCACCCACGACCAGGTCGAGGCCCTGACCATGGGCGACCGGGTGGCGGTCCTCAAGGACGGTCTGCTCCAGCAGGTCGACACCCCGCGCAACATGTACGACCGTCCCGCGAACCTCTTCGTCGCCGGCTTCATCGGCTCCCCGGCGATGAACCTCGTCGAGGTGCCGATCGCCGACGGCGGCGTGAAGTTCGGCAACTCGGTGGTCCCGGTCCAGCGTGACGCGCTCTCCGCCGCCACCGACAAGACGGTCACCGTCGGTGTCCGCCCCGAGCACTTCGACGTGGCCGGCGCCGACTCCGACCAGGGTGTCGCGGTCGTCGTGAACGTGGTCGAGGAGCTCGGCTCCGACGCCTTCGTCTACGGCACCGCGAAGGTCGGCGCCGAGTCGAAGGACATCGTCGTCCGCGTCGGCGGCCGTGACGTCCCGGAGAAGGGCAGCACGCTGCACGTCGTCCCGCGCGCGGGCGAGACCCACGTGTTCTCGACGTCGACGGGCGCGCGCCTCTCCGACTGA
- a CDS encoding rhomboid-like protein, which produces MRLRRGVSEAGRGIWAYVRSAPGTYVWLTVLFVTTVALHHMSPEFEQEFLRRRSTNLHELSRHPVRVLVASAMWIDGGSWLPYVVLYSVFHARAERWLGTARWLAVCAAAHVLATLLSEGALAKAIRDGLAPRSAADTLDVGVSYALSGVVAVLVYRIRPPWRYGYLAGVAVFYTVPLVAAPTFTDFGHFVSFLVGLGCYPLVGGRERVRDPKETAPAPPG; this is translated from the coding sequence GTGAGACTGCGCAGGGGCGTGTCCGAGGCGGGACGGGGGATCTGGGCGTACGTGCGCAGCGCGCCCGGCACCTATGTGTGGCTGACCGTCCTGTTCGTCACGACGGTCGCCCTGCACCACATGTCGCCGGAGTTCGAGCAGGAGTTCCTGCGCCGGCGGTCCACCAACCTGCACGAGCTGTCCCGGCATCCGGTGCGGGTGCTGGTGGCGAGCGCGATGTGGATCGACGGCGGGTCCTGGCTGCCGTACGTGGTGCTGTACTCCGTCTTCCACGCCCGGGCCGAGCGCTGGCTGGGGACGGCGCGGTGGCTCGCGGTCTGCGCGGCCGCGCACGTGCTGGCGACGCTGCTCAGCGAGGGGGCGCTCGCCAAGGCGATCCGGGACGGGCTCGCGCCGCGGTCCGCGGCCGACACCCTCGACGTCGGTGTGAGCTACGCGCTGTCGGGGGTGGTGGCGGTGCTGGTCTACCGGATCCGGCCGCCCTGGCGGTACGGGTACCTCGCGGGCGTCGCCGTGTTCTACACGGTGCCGCTGGTGGCCGCGCCGACCTTCACGGACTTCGGCCACTTCGTCTCCTTCCTCGTCGGGCTGGGGTGTTATCCGCTGGTCGGAGGGCGCGAAAGAGTACGGGATCCGAAGGAGACAGCGCCCGCGCCGCCGGGTTAA